One genomic window of Hymenobacter sp. J193 includes the following:
- a CDS encoding immunity 51 family protein: MEDFEKIISPFFWSEHENSASICLNVGEYKTEIFQARAEEGFEGNGYDWASLANVFLEEKLPHFVGIVKFDPEGSMYCAYSADKAALKQFAIAFKEAVEDEDVALDLFSRAELD; this comes from the coding sequence ATGGAAGATTTTGAAAAGATCATCAGCCCTTTCTTTTGGTCAGAGCACGAGAACAGCGCTTCCATCTGCTTGAATGTCGGAGAGTATAAGACCGAAATTTTTCAAGCACGAGCAGAAGAAGGCTTTGAGGGAAATGGCTATGATTGGGCTTCTCTTGCTAACGTATTTTTAGAAGAGAAGCTACCGCACTTTGTTGGCATAGTGAAGTTCGACCCGGAGGGCAGCATGTACTGCGCCTACTCGGCGGATAAGGCAGCCCTGAAACAATTTGCTATTGCTTTCAAAGAGGCTGTGGAAGATGAAGACGTAGCACTCGACTTATTTTCTCGGGCAGAACTGGATTAG
- a CDS encoding aminotransferase class I/II-fold pyridoxal phosphate-dependent enzyme translates to MPDSTPLHQRLAAQLTQREAAGTRRRLTLPAAGLVDFSSNDYLGLSQHPAVQAALQRATAEAAGSTGSRLLTGNSAAAEALEQQLACFHRAEAALLFNSGYAANLGFFAAVPRRGDTILYDEASHASVKDGIRASFATAWSFRHNDLHNLERKLARATGAVFVAVEALYSMDGDMAPLAELAALCQAKGLYLVVDEAHTNGVYGALGEGLVAELGLEDAVFARILTFGKALGSQGAAVAGAAVLRDYLLNFSRPFIYTTALPPLTIAGLAAAYAVLSTLTAERARLFTLSDYLKAQLNAVAGLHVPQESHIIHPVFFTASAGPAQVRQVAAAAQSSGFDVRAIVSPTVPAGTERLRLIVHSYNTEEEIEALARVLGQTTAGGAGQLQLPGGN, encoded by the coding sequence ATGCCTGATTCCACTCCCCTGCACCAGCGCCTGGCAGCGCAGCTAACCCAGCGCGAGGCCGCCGGCACTCGCCGCCGCCTTACGCTGCCGGCCGCTGGGCTGGTTGATTTCAGCTCCAACGATTACCTGGGGCTAAGCCAGCACCCGGCTGTGCAGGCAGCGCTGCAACGGGCCACGGCCGAGGCGGCGGGCAGCACCGGCTCCCGCCTGCTCACCGGCAACTCTGCCGCCGCCGAAGCATTGGAGCAGCAGCTGGCTTGCTTTCACCGGGCCGAGGCCGCGCTGCTGTTCAACTCCGGGTACGCGGCCAACCTGGGCTTCTTTGCCGCCGTGCCCCGCCGCGGCGACACTATTTTGTACGACGAAGCCTCCCATGCCTCCGTAAAGGACGGCATCCGCGCCTCGTTTGCCACCGCCTGGAGCTTCCGCCACAACGACCTGCACAACCTGGAGCGCAAGCTCGCCCGCGCCACCGGCGCCGTGTTTGTGGCGGTAGAAGCGTTGTACTCCATGGATGGGGACATGGCCCCGCTGGCCGAGCTGGCCGCCCTGTGCCAAGCCAAGGGGCTCTATCTAGTGGTAGATGAGGCGCATACCAACGGCGTGTACGGCGCGCTGGGCGAAGGACTGGTAGCGGAACTCGGCCTCGAAGACGCGGTGTTTGCCCGCATCCTGACCTTCGGCAAAGCCCTGGGCAGTCAGGGCGCTGCCGTGGCCGGAGCCGCCGTGCTGCGCGACTACCTGCTTAACTTCAGCCGGCCCTTCATCTACACCACCGCGCTGCCCCCGCTTACCATTGCCGGGCTGGCGGCGGCCTATGCGGTACTGTCCACGCTCACGGCAGAGCGGGCGCGGCTTTTCACCCTTTCCGATTACCTCAAAGCTCAGCTCAACGCGGTAGCGGGCCTACACGTGCCGCAGGAAAGCCACATTATTCATCCTGTTTTCTTCACTGCCAGTGCCGGCCCGGCCCAGGTGCGGCAGGTAGCCGCCGCCGCCCAGTCCTCCGGCTTCGATGTGCGCGCCATTGTGTCGCCCACGGTGCCAGCGGGTACCGAGCGGCTGCGGCTTATCGTGCATTCGTACAATACTGAGGAGGAAATCGAAGCGCTGGCGCGGGTATTAGGGCAAACAACGGCAGGTGGAGCGGGGCAACTGCAGCTGCCAGGAGGCAACTAA
- a CDS encoding alpha/beta hydrolase family protein yields MRFFRSFLFLLLISYAGAAFGAKVDTLAIPSAAMHKTYRANVVLPNAYTRQKKASFPVMYLLHGATGHYSDWLAKTPDKQLVHRLADQYNLIIVMPEGEEFAWYIDSPVNPASQFETYITQEVVQKIDQTYRTVRDRKGRVITGLSMGGHGALYLSARHPNLYCAAGSMSGALDISTARWKQNPEEAKRTAERFAPILGPVGATPETYLSNYMVLPLADKLKANGLPLIIDCGVDDFLIEANRELHRRLVYNATPHEYTERPGAHTWEYWENSLPFHALFFAKVLRANAVLVP; encoded by the coding sequence ATGCGCTTTTTCCGCTCTTTTCTTTTCCTGCTGCTGATAAGCTACGCGGGTGCAGCCTTCGGGGCCAAGGTCGATACGCTGGCTATTCCCAGCGCGGCCATGCACAAAACCTACCGCGCCAACGTGGTGCTGCCCAACGCCTACACCAGGCAGAAAAAGGCCAGTTTCCCGGTGATGTACCTGCTGCACGGGGCCACCGGTCACTACTCCGACTGGCTGGCCAAAACGCCCGACAAGCAGCTGGTGCACCGCCTGGCCGACCAGTACAACCTCATCATTGTGATGCCGGAGGGAGAGGAATTTGCCTGGTACATCGACAGCCCGGTGAATCCGGCCAGTCAGTTCGAAACGTATATCACGCAGGAAGTAGTCCAGAAAATCGACCAGACCTACCGCACCGTGCGTGACCGGAAAGGGCGCGTCATCACCGGCTTGTCGATGGGCGGGCACGGGGCCCTTTACCTCTCGGCCCGTCACCCCAACCTATACTGCGCGGCTGGCAGCATGAGTGGTGCCCTGGACATCAGCACGGCCCGGTGGAAGCAGAACCCCGAGGAAGCCAAGCGCACCGCCGAGCGGTTTGCCCCGATTCTGGGGCCGGTGGGCGCTACCCCGGAAACCTACCTCAGCAACTACATGGTGCTGCCCCTGGCCGATAAGCTCAAAGCCAACGGCCTGCCCCTCATTATCGACTGCGGAGTGGATGACTTTCTTATTGAGGCCAACCGCGAGCTGCACCGCCGCTTGGTCTACAACGCCACGCCCCACGAGTACACCGAGCGGCCCGGCGCCCACACCTGGGAGTACTGGGAAAACTCCCTGCCTTTCCACGCACTGTTCTTTGCCAAGGTCCTGCGCGCCAACGCCGTGCTCGTGCCCTAG
- the bioB gene encoding biotin synthase BioB: protein MHLRTDWTLDEVKAIYNLPVLELVSQAAAIHAQTQATGEVQVCTLLSVKTGGCPEDCAYCPQAARYHTGVQAHKLLPDAEVLAAAQRAKDGGSTRFCMGAAWREIRDNRDFDRVLGMVEQVNHMGLEVCCTLGMLNEYQAERLKQAGLYAYNHNLDTSREKYDDIITTRTYDDRLNTLEHVRKAGISVCSGGIIGLGETDEDRIAMLHTLATLPQHPESVPVNALVPVQGTPLADQPRVSVWEMLRMIGTARILMPHTMVRLSAGRQEMPVTEQALCFLAGANSIFSGEKLLTTPNPDFDADKQMFALLGLKPRKSFKDVPEGAMVLGKEAAVSVVA, encoded by the coding sequence ATGCACCTCCGTACCGACTGGACCCTCGACGAAGTAAAAGCTATTTATAATCTGCCCGTGCTGGAGCTGGTAAGCCAGGCAGCGGCTATTCATGCCCAGACGCAGGCTACCGGCGAAGTGCAGGTGTGCACCCTGCTGAGCGTAAAAACCGGCGGCTGCCCCGAGGACTGCGCCTACTGCCCGCAGGCGGCTCGCTACCACACCGGCGTGCAGGCCCACAAGCTGCTGCCCGACGCCGAAGTGCTGGCCGCGGCCCAGCGTGCCAAGGACGGCGGCAGCACCCGTTTCTGCATGGGTGCCGCCTGGCGCGAAATCCGTGACAACCGCGACTTCGACCGGGTGCTGGGCATGGTAGAACAGGTAAACCATATGGGCCTGGAAGTGTGCTGCACCCTGGGTATGCTAAACGAGTACCAGGCCGAGCGCCTCAAGCAGGCCGGCCTGTATGCCTACAACCATAACCTCGACACCAGCCGCGAGAAGTACGACGACATCATCACGACCCGCACCTACGACGACCGACTGAACACGCTGGAGCACGTGCGTAAAGCCGGTATTTCGGTGTGCTCCGGCGGCATCATTGGGCTGGGTGAAACCGACGAAGACCGCATTGCCATGCTGCACACGCTGGCCACGCTGCCCCAGCACCCCGAGAGCGTACCGGTGAATGCCCTGGTGCCGGTGCAGGGCACGCCCCTGGCCGATCAGCCCCGCGTGAGCGTGTGGGAAATGCTGCGCATGATTGGCACGGCACGCATCCTGATGCCCCACACCATGGTGCGCCTCTCGGCCGGCCGTCAGGAAATGCCCGTGACGGAGCAGGCCCTGTGCTTTCTGGCCGGCGCCAACTCCATCTTCAGCGGCGAGAAGCTCCTGACCACGCCCAACCCTGACTTCGACGCCGACAAGCAGATGTTTGCCCTGCTGGGCCTCAAGCCCCGCAAGTCGTTCAAGGATGTGCCCGAAGGGGCTATGGTGCTGGGCAAAGAGGCAGCCGTTTCGGTGGTAGCGTAA
- a CDS encoding sugar O-acetyltransferase, with the protein MTPKQQMLAGELYQANDPELVAERRRAKQLCHRYNQEPVDLNRQVLGELLGYETDAHVEAPFRCDYGYNIQLGRNFYANYGFTVLDCALVSIGDNVFVAPNVVLSTAGHPVEAEPRVAGWEFARPIIIGDNVWLGAGVIVLPGVTIGAGTTIGAGSVVTRSIPAGVVAVGNPCRVIRTV; encoded by the coding sequence ATGACGCCCAAACAACAAATGCTGGCCGGTGAGCTGTACCAGGCCAACGACCCTGAGCTGGTAGCGGAGCGCCGGCGCGCCAAGCAGCTTTGCCACCGCTACAACCAGGAGCCTGTGGACCTGAACCGCCAAGTGTTGGGCGAGCTACTCGGCTACGAAACCGACGCCCACGTGGAGGCGCCCTTCCGCTGCGACTACGGCTACAACATTCAACTGGGCCGGAATTTCTACGCCAACTACGGTTTTACGGTGCTGGACTGCGCCCTCGTCAGCATCGGCGACAACGTGTTTGTGGCCCCGAATGTAGTGCTGAGCACGGCGGGCCACCCAGTGGAAGCCGAGCCTAGGGTTGCCGGCTGGGAGTTTGCCCGGCCAATTATTATTGGCGACAATGTGTGGCTGGGCGCGGGTGTTATCGTGCTGCCGGGCGTAACCATTGGCGCGGGCACCACTATTGGGGCCGGCAGCGTGGTGACGCGCAGCATTCCGGCGGGCGTGGTGGCCGTGGGCAACCCCTGCCGCGTTATTCGTACAGTTTAA
- the yiaA gene encoding inner membrane protein YiaA gives MSTKPSNAFVAASWVALLAGMAAFIVGLWNAQMLLNEKGYYFTILLFGLFAAVSLQKSVRDQLEGIPVTSIYYSLCWFSTIAAIMLLAVGLWNASLALSEKGFYAMSFMLALFGAIAVQKNTRDSKGKNNMTDQPNPLL, from the coding sequence ATGAGTACCAAACCCTCCAATGCCTTTGTGGCCGCCTCCTGGGTGGCATTGCTGGCCGGCATGGCCGCCTTTATCGTAGGCCTCTGGAACGCGCAGATGCTGCTCAACGAAAAGGGCTACTACTTCACCATCCTGCTGTTCGGGCTGTTTGCGGCCGTATCGCTGCAGAAGAGTGTGCGCGACCAGCTGGAAGGTATTCCCGTCACCAGCATCTACTACAGTCTGTGCTGGTTTTCCACCATTGCCGCCATTATGCTGCTGGCTGTGGGGCTCTGGAATGCTTCCCTGGCCCTCAGTGAAAAAGGCTTTTATGCCATGTCGTTTATGCTGGCCCTGTTCGGCGCCATTGCCGTGCAGAAGAACACCCGTGACAGCAAAGGCAAAAACAACATGACGGACCAGCCCAACCCCTTGCTCTAG
- the rluF gene encoding 23S rRNA pseudouridine(2604) synthase RluF: MRLNKYISESGVCSRREADRHIEQGNVLVNGKRAAIGDQVTGKDRVVVNGIAIEPRAEEDAIYIAYNKPPGIVTTTDTSIRDNIIRAIKHSVRIFPVGRLDKESQGLILLTSNGDIVNKILRAGNQHEKEYVVMVDKPLRDDFIEAMANGVPILGVMTQKCKVVKETPYIFRITLIQGMNRQIRRMCEHFGYEVVQLERIRVMNISIKGLGLNEWRELTEKELKVLFEMLENSSSADDGSMPRRRKSVSTATQWADRPGRKTARPITIRPAVARPASTDDEADTPRKPKTKLAGAWVDKPAPGRKSSAPKGLASAGRSAGSGRPTNTVGPRPGAAAGKSGRPTGASGSKRQTASKTLNRTPKGNSGTRGSSRNAPARGGKRS; this comes from the coding sequence ATGCGTCTCAATAAATACATCAGCGAAAGCGGCGTCTGCTCCCGCCGCGAAGCCGACCGCCACATCGAGCAGGGCAACGTGCTGGTAAACGGCAAGCGCGCCGCCATCGGCGACCAGGTAACGGGCAAGGACCGCGTGGTGGTCAACGGCATTGCCATTGAGCCCCGGGCCGAGGAAGATGCCATTTACATTGCCTACAACAAGCCCCCGGGCATCGTCACCACCACCGACACCAGCATCCGCGACAACATCATCCGGGCCATCAAGCACTCGGTGCGCATCTTCCCCGTGGGCCGCCTCGATAAGGAGTCGCAGGGCCTGATTCTGCTCACCAGCAACGGCGACATCGTCAACAAAATCCTGCGTGCCGGCAACCAGCACGAGAAGGAGTACGTGGTGATGGTGGATAAGCCCCTGCGCGACGACTTCATCGAGGCCATGGCCAACGGGGTGCCTATTCTGGGGGTGATGACGCAGAAATGCAAGGTGGTGAAAGAAACGCCCTACATCTTCCGCATCACCCTTATTCAGGGCATGAACCGCCAGATCCGGCGCATGTGCGAGCATTTTGGCTACGAAGTAGTGCAGCTGGAACGCATCCGGGTGATGAACATCAGCATCAAAGGCCTGGGCCTGAACGAGTGGCGCGAGCTGACGGAAAAGGAGCTGAAAGTGCTGTTTGAGATGCTGGAAAACTCCAGCAGTGCCGACGACGGCTCCATGCCGCGCCGCCGCAAGAGCGTGTCCACCGCCACGCAGTGGGCCGACCGCCCCGGCCGCAAAACGGCCCGTCCCATCACCATACGTCCCGCCGTGGCCCGGCCCGCCTCCACCGACGATGAGGCTGATACCCCGCGCAAACCCAAAACCAAGCTGGCCGGGGCCTGGGTAGACAAGCCCGCTCCCGGCCGCAAATCCTCCGCCCCCAAAGGATTGGCTTCGGCGGGCCGGTCGGCGGGCTCGGGGCGGCCTACCAACACGGTAGGCCCACGGCCCGGCGCGGCTGCCGGCAAGTCGGGCCGCCCGACCGGCGCCTCGGGTAGCAAGCGTCAGACCGCCTCTAAAACGCTCAACCGCACGCCCAAAGGCAACTCGGGCACCCGCGGCAGCAGCCGTAACGCGCCCGCCAGGGGTGGCAAACGGTCGTAA
- a CDS encoding proline iminopeptidase-family hydrolase, giving the protein MRTSFLGTCLLLLGLLGGACSSPTKPETTAADGSLTAYFAADTARVKTGGVQIIPIRTAKGTFNVWTKRFGHNPRIKLLLLNGGPGATHEYFECLESFLPQEGIEFIYYDQLGCGNSDNPKDTVMWSLPRYVEEVEQVRQALNLDKDNFYLLGHSWGGILAAEYALKYQQHLKGLVISNMMMSIPAYNKYADEVLAPQLKPEVLAEIRRIEAAKDFQNPRYMQLLEPNFYAQHLCRLPQLPEPMTRSLGKTNQSLYVTMQGPSEFGASGKLLRWDRVADLPKLAVPVLSIGGRHDTMDPEHMRMVAKKVQHGTALICPEGSHMSMYDDQATYMRGLTKWMLGVDKGEKAVKL; this is encoded by the coding sequence ATGCGCACTTCCTTCCTGGGCACCTGCCTGCTGCTTTTGGGCCTGCTCGGCGGCGCCTGCTCCTCGCCCACCAAGCCGGAAACCACTGCCGCCGACGGCAGCCTAACTGCCTACTTCGCCGCCGACACGGCTCGGGTGAAAACGGGCGGCGTGCAGATCATTCCTATCCGCACGGCCAAGGGCACCTTCAATGTGTGGACGAAGCGGTTTGGCCACAACCCGCGCATCAAGCTCCTGCTGCTCAACGGCGGCCCCGGTGCCACGCACGAGTACTTCGAGTGCCTGGAAAGCTTCCTGCCCCAGGAAGGCATCGAGTTCATTTACTACGACCAGCTCGGCTGCGGCAACTCCGACAACCCCAAAGACACGGTCATGTGGAGTTTGCCGCGCTACGTGGAGGAAGTGGAACAGGTACGCCAGGCCCTCAACCTCGACAAAGACAACTTCTATCTGCTGGGCCACAGCTGGGGCGGTATCCTGGCCGCCGAGTACGCCCTTAAGTACCAGCAGCACTTGAAGGGCCTTGTCATCTCCAATATGATGATGAGCATTCCGGCCTATAATAAGTACGCCGACGAGGTGCTGGCGCCCCAGCTCAAACCCGAGGTGCTGGCTGAAATTCGCCGGATTGAGGCTGCCAAGGACTTCCAGAACCCGCGTTACATGCAGCTGCTGGAGCCCAACTTCTACGCCCAGCACCTGTGCCGCCTGCCCCAGTTGCCCGAGCCTATGACCCGCTCCCTGGGCAAAACCAACCAGTCGCTCTACGTAACCATGCAGGGGCCCAGCGAGTTTGGCGCCTCCGGTAAGCTCCTGCGCTGGGACCGGGTGGCCGACCTACCCAAGCTCGCGGTGCCCGTACTCAGCATCGGCGGCCGGCACGATACTATGGACCCCGAGCACATGCGCATGGTGGCCAAAAAAGTGCAGCACGGCACCGCCCTCATCTGCCCCGAAGGCTCCCACATGAGTATGTACGACGACCAGGCCACCTACATGCGCGGCCTCACGAAGTGGATGCTGGGCGTGGACAAGGGCGAGAAAGCGGTGAAGCTGTAA
- a CDS encoding serine hydrolase, with protein MKFLNTLFLLLLTLTATAQQQELEALLKKQNVSGLQVVYSQNGKSTAYSLGQRKSGTRQALKANTTFQAASLGKVVLAYVALRLLDQGLLALDKPLLSYAPYPRLAIQPGADKITARMVLTHSTGLPNWAENPLADSWKTSVLRLKYTPDSCWNYSGEGYVWLQKTLEHLTGKSWEQLAQAEVFKPLKMRRSSFVWQPGFDKNASFGHDNTGKPTEIRRFAEPNAGFSLLSTADDYSRFVRALLAGTGLQPATHQLLLRPANEANRCGHTLTPTDAHIAWACGVGLVTTSRGPALWHWGDNGDFKNFFLAFPEQQETLVLFTNGANGQRLTDDVLRLFFGPGEYRALQWLAEE; from the coding sequence ATGAAATTCCTAAATACGCTATTTCTTCTCCTGCTCACCCTCACAGCCACCGCCCAGCAACAGGAGCTGGAGGCCCTGCTCAAAAAGCAGAATGTATCCGGCCTGCAGGTAGTGTATTCCCAAAACGGCAAATCTACCGCGTACTCGCTGGGGCAGCGCAAAAGCGGCACCAGGCAGGCGCTGAAAGCCAATACTACGTTTCAGGCGGCTTCTTTGGGAAAGGTGGTGCTGGCTTACGTGGCCCTACGCCTGCTCGACCAGGGCCTGCTGGCGCTGGATAAGCCCCTGCTTTCCTACGCCCCCTACCCGCGCCTAGCCATCCAGCCCGGAGCCGACAAAATCACGGCCCGCATGGTGCTCACGCACTCCACTGGCCTGCCCAACTGGGCCGAAAACCCGCTGGCCGACAGCTGGAAGACCTCCGTCCTGCGCCTGAAATACACTCCCGACAGCTGCTGGAACTACTCCGGCGAAGGCTACGTGTGGCTGCAAAAAACCCTGGAGCACCTTACTGGTAAGTCCTGGGAACAGCTGGCGCAGGCGGAAGTATTCAAGCCCCTAAAGATGCGCCGTAGCTCCTTCGTGTGGCAGCCGGGCTTCGACAAAAATGCCAGCTTCGGTCACGATAATACCGGTAAGCCTACTGAAATCCGCCGGTTTGCGGAGCCCAACGCGGGCTTCAGCCTGCTTTCTACCGCCGACGATTACAGCCGGTTTGTGCGGGCGCTGCTGGCGGGCACCGGCCTGCAGCCCGCCACCCACCAGCTGCTGCTCCGGCCCGCCAACGAAGCCAACCGTTGCGGGCACACCCTCACCCCCACCGATGCGCACATTGCCTGGGCTTGCGGCGTGGGGCTGGTAACCACCAGCCGTGGACCCGCCCTCTGGCACTGGGGCGACAACGGCGACTTCAAGAATTTCTTCCTGGCTTTTCCCGAGCAGCAGGAAACCCTGGTGCTGTTCACCAACGGCGCCAACGGCCAGCGCCTCACCGATGACGTACTGCGGCTGTTTTTCGGGCCGGGCGAGTACCGGGCGCTGCAGTGGCTGGCGGAAGAGTAG